The Gemmatimonas phototrophica region CGCGCGCGTCGAGCGTGGCAGGGTAGGGGAAGAGCAGCGATTCGTTGATGTCGCCGGCAAACAGATCGCGCAGGAACGATGGCTTGCTGGCCGCTGGGGCAGACGAACTCATGGCGGGAACTCCCGGGGGCAGACACGTACGACGCACACACAGGGCATGTACAACGGGGCGCCCCATCTGGAGCGCCCCGCTGACAAAGCTAGTATACCGACCGGCCGCGCGGTCAGGGCGCTCGTTTCAACCCGGTCGTGGCGGCCGTGATGGTGATCGTGACCGTGGAGGTCTTCCCTTCCGGTTGCCCGTTGCTGTTGAGCGCCCGCAGCGTGATCGTGGTGGTGCCCACGATGGAGGCGTTGATGGAAATCACCGTTCCCTGGGAGTTGGCCTGCGCCGTGGCCACCGACGGTGTTGTGCTCTGCACGTTCACCGACCGGTTGAACAGCTGGTTGCCGTTGGAATCCAGCAGGCGAATGGCGAAGGACTTGTTGGCCGCGTTCAGCGCAAAGGAGTACGTCGCCGGCGACACCGCAATCGAGTCCACCGGAATAGGCTGGATGGTCACCGACGCGTTCCCCGACCGGTTCTCGCTGGTCGCCGTGATGGTCACGCTCCCCGGCGCGAGCGTCGTTACCAGTCCTGTCCCGGAGACCGTGGCCCGCGTAGGGTCGCTGCTCACCCACTCCACGGTGCGATCCGTCACGGTGGTGCCGGTGGAGTCTTCGATGGTGGTGGAGAGCTGCACCGTCCCCCCCTGAATCACGCTCGACGACGTGGGCGACACACGCACGATGGTGACTGGAACACGCGTGACCTGCAACGTGAGTGTGTCCGTGGCCCCTTCCGCATTGATGGCAATGCGTGCCGTGCCCAGCGCCAGCCCGGTCACGAGTCCGGTAGAGTTGACCGTGGCTATGGTGGGCGTCGCGCTGGTCCAACTCACCACACGGCCGGCCGGAATGTTGCCGCCCACCGAGTCGGTGAGCACCGAGGCGAACTGCCGCGGAATGCCGAGTCGCAGCGAGCCGCTGGTGGGCGTGATCCGAGCCGTCACAATTCGGGCATCCACCACTTCCACGTTGGCCTGGCAGGTCACGCTCGGGTACTCCACCGACGACGCCGTAATCCGCGAGGTCCCGGCCCGGCGGCCCGTCACCAGCCCTGATCCGCTGACCGTCGCCGCCACTTCGTTGTCGCTGCTCCACGCAATCGGGCGATTGGTGTTGGACAGCACATTGTTCGCCGTATCACGCAGCGTAACCGCCGGTTGCGTCTGCTGGCTGACGGTGATCTTGGTGTTCGTCGGATTGAGCGAGCAGCTTCCCACCGGAATTTCCGTCACGATCACATTGGCCGTACCGGTTGTCTGGTCGGACTCGGCACTGATGATCACGTTGCCCGGCGCCAGCGCGGTGACCACGCCATTCTGGTCAACCGAGGCCGTGGCCGAGTTGCTGGAGGCCCAACGGAACGTGCGGCCGGAGATCACCACATTTTGCGAGTTGCGCGCGACGGCGGTGAACTGCCGAGTATTGGTGCGCCGCAGCGTCACCGTGCTCGGGCTGAGCGTAACCGTAGCCGCCTGTTCCGGGGTGACGGTCACCTGCACCGAGGCCGACTTGCCATCGGCGGTGGCCGACACCTGGGCGGTACCTACCGACACGGCGATGACGTTGCCTTCGGACGTGACCGTGGCCACCGCTGAGTTGCTGGACGAGAACGACACCCGCTTGTTGCGGATGGAGTTGCCGTCGCAGTTGAAGGCCGTGCCCACAATGGTGGTGGCGCCATTCACGGGTAGCGTGATGGACGCCGGCGCCACACTGACCGAGCAGGCCGTGGGCGGCTTGAGTGCATCACAGCCCACGGTGCCGCCCAAGGCGATCACCAGCAACGCGGTGCCCACGCGACGGGTACCCTGAACTCGCGAGAATGACACAACTCGGTCTGCGACCCGCATGCAGCTCCGTCCTGGAAACAAAGAGTGGGAAACGGCGGACCCATGCGGGCCAGCCGAGGAGATTACCAACAGTAGGACGCCCGGTCGTTAGAAGCCGTAACCGTTACGCCACGGGCACATGGGCACTCGGGCTGTCCCTCCAACCTGACGGGACATTATCCAACCGGCAAGCGGCGTACCACGAACCCGTGCCCGGCGTTACCAACGCGTTTCTACCCAATTCGCGATAATCCGTTCGAACCGCGCACCGCGTGGCGTGGCCATCCCGCTGCGGGAGCCACGGAGTGGCCCGATCCGTAGCGAGACCCTCGGGCATCCGTGCAAGTTACGCCGTACCGATGTCGATACCTGATGAAACTGCCCGCGCACAGGAACACACCACCCAGTGGCTGATGGTCGCGGGCTGGGTGGTCGGTGCCGCCCTGCTGCGTACGCTGCTGTCGGCCAGTGTGCCGCTGCTCCCCGATGAGACCTACTACTGGGAGTGGACCCGGCGACTTGAGGCCGGCTACTTTGACCATCCTCCCGGCATTGCCCTGCTGATCACCCTCGGCGTAAAGCTCTTTGGCAACACGGTGGCAGGGGTGCGCGCTGGCCCCGCCATTGCCGCGCTCGTCACCCATGTCGCCGCGGTGATGTGCGCATGGCAACTGGCCGGTCGCGGACCGGCCGGGGCCATCGCGGCGCGGCGCGCGGCCATGCTCATGACCGTGCTCCCCATTGCCACCCTGGGGCTGGTGTTGGCCACCCCCGACGCCGCCCTGTTTGCCACCGCCATGCTCGCGCTGCTGGCGGTCGAACGCGCCCTGGCCACCCCTGTCCGTTCGCTCGCCAGCCTGGCGTGGTGGGTGCTGGCCGGGCTCGCTCTGGGCGGCGCCTTCGTGTCCAAGTACACTGCCGTGCTGCTCCCCATGGGGCTGGTCATCGCCTGCCTCGTGCACCCGGCGCTCCGCAAGCGCTATCTCGATGCCGGCCCCTGGGTGGCCAGCGCCATCGCGCTCGCCCTCTTTGCCCCGGTCGTGGCCTGGAACGCCTTCAATAACTGGATCTCCTTCCGGTTCCAGTTGGGGCACGGCTTCAATGCGGCGGCGCGTGGCAACCCCCTCTCCCGTGAACTGGAGATGCTGGGCGGGCAGGTGGGGCTCGCCTCCCCCATTCTCTTCGGCTTGCTGGCCATGGTGGTGTGGTTCGCCCTTCGTGACGGATGGGTGGCACGCCACACTGCCCACCCCACCGATGTCGGGGTGCGCAGGTTTGCGCTGGCCGTCATTGCCGTGGTCCCGCTGGGATTCTTCGCCGTCAGTGCGTGGCGGCGGCCGGTGGAGGCCAACTGGCCCGCCATGATCTATCCCGGCGCCATGATGCTTCTGGCCACCAGCGACCGCCCCAGCCTCCAGGGGGCATGGTGGCGCCGTGGCATCTGGGTGGCCGCCGGCTTGCTCATAGTCGTGGCGCTGCAAGCCTACACACCCATTCTGCCGCTGAAGCCCCGCAAAGATCCTATCGCGCGCGCCCACGGTTGGACCACGTTGGCCGCCGCCGTACAGCAGGCCCGTCAGGACCCCTTCCTCGACGGCACCATTGATCGCTGGATCGCTGCCGATCGCTATCAGGACGCCTCGGAGATCGCTTTCCATCTCGCCGACCAACCCACTGTGTTTGCGCTCAACCTCGGTGGCCGCACCAATCAGTACGACGTGTGGCCCAACGCCTGGCAGAAGGTACGCCCCGGCGACGGATTGGTCGTGGTCTTCGATGCGGATGCCAAAGGTGATTCCCTGGCCGCCGTGGTGGGGAGCTGGTTCAAGGCATCACAGCAGGGCGCCTTGGTCTCCCTCACACGCAACGGGGGCGAGGTGGCGACGCGCCGCCTCTGGCTCTATCGCATTGCGCGTGATGTGCCGCGGGAAAGCCCGACGCATCCGCCACAGCCCACGACGGCGGCACCGTGAACACTATGCCATCGGTGGCCGCCCTGCTGGCCGTGGCGCTGGGAGGGGCGGTGGGAAGTGTGGCTCGCTATGTCACCACGCTTGCCCTCACGCCAGTGACCGCCACGTTCCCCTACGCCACGCTGCTGGTGAACGTGATTGGATCGTTTCTCATCGGGTATTTCGGTCGCGTTTTTTCTACCCCCGAGCATGACCCCGTGGTGCGGCTCGCCCTCACCACCGGGCTGTGCGGCGGCTTCACCACCTTCTCCGCACTGAGCGCCGAAACGGTTACCCTGCTGCAGCAGGGGCGAACCGGGCGCGCCATGACCTACATCGCGCTGTC contains the following coding sequences:
- a CDS encoding glycosyltransferase family 39 protein, giving the protein MSIPDETARAQEHTTQWLMVAGWVVGAALLRTLLSASVPLLPDETYYWEWTRRLEAGYFDHPPGIALLITLGVKLFGNTVAGVRAGPAIAALVTHVAAVMCAWQLAGRGPAGAIAARRAAMLMTVLPIATLGLVLATPDAALFATAMLALLAVERALATPVRSLASLAWWVLAGLALGGAFVSKYTAVLLPMGLVIACLVHPALRKRYLDAGPWVASAIALALFAPVVAWNAFNNWISFRFQLGHGFNAAARGNPLSRELEMLGGQVGLASPILFGLLAMVVWFALRDGWVARHTAHPTDVGVRRFALAVIAVVPLGFFAVSAWRRPVEANWPAMIYPGAMMLLATSDRPSLQGAWWRRGIWVAAGLLIVVALQAYTPILPLKPRKDPIARAHGWTTLAAAVQQARQDPFLDGTIDRWIAADRYQDASEIAFHLADQPTVFALNLGGRTNQYDVWPNAWQKVRPGDGLVVVFDADAKGDSLAAVVGSWFKASQQGALVSLTRNGGEVATRRLWLYRIARDVPRESPTHPPQPTTAAP
- a CDS encoding Ig-like domain-containing protein — its product is MSFSRVQGTRRVGTALLVIALGGTVGCDALKPPTACSVSVAPASITLPVNGATTIVGTAFNCDGNSIRNKRVSFSSSNSAVATVTSEGNVIAVSVGTAQVSATADGKSASVQVTVTPEQAATVTLSPSTVTLRRTNTRQFTAVARNSQNVVISGRTFRWASSNSATASVDQNGVVTALAPGNVIISAESDQTTGTANVIVTEIPVGSCSLNPTNTKITVSQQTQPAVTLRDTANNVLSNTNRPIAWSSDNEVAATVSGSGLVTGRRAGTSRITASSVEYPSVTCQANVEVVDARIVTARITPTSGSLRLGIPRQFASVLTDSVGGNIPAGRVVSWTSATPTIATVNSTGLVTGLALGTARIAINAEGATDTLTLQVTRVPVTIVRVSPTSSSVIQGGTVQLSTTIEDSTGTTVTDRTVEWVSSDPTRATVSGTGLVTTLAPGSVTITATSENRSGNASVTIQPIPVDSIAVSPATYSFALNAANKSFAIRLLDSNGNQLFNRSVNVQSTTPSVATAQANSQGTVISINASIVGTTTITLRALNSNGQPEGKTSTVTITITAATTGLKRAP
- the crcB gene encoding fluoride efflux transporter CrcB, whose translation is MPSVAALLAVALGGAVGSVARYVTTLALTPVTATFPYATLLVNVIGSFLIGYFGRVFSTPEHDPVVRLALTTGLCGGFTTFSALSAETVTLLQQGRTGRAMTYIALSLALGLGATALGLMAGRK